TATGAACGCATCAAGCAGGTGCACTGCATCCTTGATCTTCCTTCTTCACCGGCTAAACCCAAAAACCGATCGAAATGGCGCAAACACCCAAGAATCTCAAGCTGTCCACTTGCCACCTCTGCTTCCTTCTCCTTGTGTTCACCGCCACCCTCTCCGCCGCTGTCTCCACCTCCCCCCAGCAATCGATCTGCTCCTCACTGacacccgctgccgccggccgtaccgacgccgacgacgcccTTTCACTCACCCGGCTGTTTAAAGTCCGGTTGTTTAATGTCGAGAATTCTCAGGTTTTTCTGAACTTACATGATTTTTAAGGGTCATCTGAAGAATTATTCACTAATACATATACTTACTATAGAAAGATGAACCCATTACAAGAGAGGTGACGTCATAGCCTTTTTTTTGGCTTCGTCCTGTTTAGTCCATGTGGGCCTCAAACCATTTTGATGATATTGTTGCTAGCCAACCAAATATAATCCTCTCATTAATCTTGACTGGAGTATTAAATATAACATCTAATAATGGTCTAAATAATTTGGATAATGTGCATAACCTGTTGTTCCCCCTCAGATAATGTTATcagtatataatagattaaTTTATAATTTAGTTTCTTTTCTACAGGTGAATAGCCTCCAGTGGATCCTGGATTTGGTCCCCTTGATCAAAGCCCTGCAAATGGCATTCTCAGTTCTCTTCTGGTGAGCAACTACATGAGGGTCGATGATGAACCAGACAACTACTGGTTCCACGTGTTGGTGCGTGAGTGGGGGCAGTTATGCATCTTCATGTATATCGGGTGAGTCAAAATTATCGGAGCCGTAGAAACCAGGCAGATGGTGCGCATGTGGGCGCTCTGCTTAGTTGCCTCAATTTCTCTCTTGTAATGAACACTGTAATCGAGTAGGGGTGATGAAGTAATGAAGCTCTTTCCcgttcaaaacaaaaaaataccgTAAGATGAACTTGTTCAAAGCAAGTAAAACAAGTTCGAAATCTGCATTCTGATATACAACCTGCTCTTGAGCTGAATCCAGCTTGGTTTTCAATTTTCAGGTGGAACTTCAGGATCCCCGAGGCATCGCTCCATCTGCCGGTTACGCCCCTGATGAAATCAAACTGGGAGATCACCATGCCTCCCATTTACAGTGTGGTGCGTACGGTTGGTCCCGTGTTCTATGTGAGATTTCTGCGGCATCTTGAATTCTTGCTAAAAAGGTAGACTGAAATGTGTCATTGTTGCTACTAACGACACAGGAAATGGACGCAGCCGATTTCAGAGGCCTCGTCTCAGATCAATGGCATGTGGGGGTGGTACGGCACCACCAAAGTTTCAGTTATTCTTGTGTTAGTTCTAAAAAGTTATGATCCTCGAATTACCACATTCAAGTCTAACATCTCGGAACATTGCAGAGGACTTCCCATGACAACTTATGTTGTTCTTCGCAGCCGTTGCTGGTGCAAGTTCAGAATCATATCCCAAAGGTTTCTCGTACCACCATAGCTTCAGGTTTCAGTTGAACAATGACAAATCAGGTTCATTTCTGAGACCGGGAGACGCCGAGGGTGACATCGACCTACTGCCTGATCCGTAAACCGGGGCAGGAACAGACGAACAGTTGACTCGAAACGGAGAAATACTTGATGTGTGTAGTAACTACAGtgcttccccccccccccccccccccccccatttTGGAAAAATGAGCACTAGAAAAGAATCTGCAGTTTTCTGTGGATAGACAAACAGAGATGTGTCCAttccttcattttttttaataaaggATGATGTGTCCATTCCTACAACAATGATCTCGAGTATTTTCTCTCTTCGAAGTACAGGAAGattttacccgcaaaaaaaaagtacaggAAGATTTGTCATATTGGAAGCATAGGCTTCAAAATGGATGAGCAGCAGTGCAGCACTAACATCCTCCAGATACGGTACATAATATTTGGATCATCAGATATTATATTTAATGGTCAGGATTTAACGAGGGGATATATTTGATCAGGTCGCAATAAAATATCAGGTAGTTTAAGGTTCACATAGGCCAAATATATTGCTCATCTTAAGAATCAAACAATTTTCATAAGAAAAATTTCTATTAATTGAAACAGCAAACAAATGTATAAACTTAACTTCTTTGAATCAAATAAGCACTGGTACAGCCAACTCTGTATTCCACAAGGGCAAGTAACATCGGGTTCGGTACTTTGGCACTTCAAGTGTACCGAAGGACTCGCCCCtttttggggaaaaaaatctAGCTTCGTCGAACCATCAATGCTTTGTTTTTTAATAGCGAAGACTTGTCTCGGGTCGTTGATTTTCATGGGTTAGTGGAAATCAGGAAGAGCAGCAGGCCTACTGCCCCTTTCTCCAAGAATAAAAATCTACAAATGTGTAATTAGAAGACGTGCTTGTATGGGTTGTACTTGTACATAGACGGCAAAACACTGTCAATTGTCAAATACGGGGAAGAACGCTGTCACAAAACTAGCTCCCCAAGGTGAGCGTCGATACCACGTAATCTGTCTGTCTCATGTATGCTCTTGTCGTCTCACGTACGTCAGGGAAGCACCGAAGTTGGATGGATGGTGAGAAACAACcttctccctccgtccaacgaaATATGTCTTAAGTTAAATttgtatgtatctagacatgacttaatatATAAATGTCTAgatgaattcaaatttaatcaaaattgtgACATCATTTATTGTTGGACTGAGAAAATACCATTTTTAAACATTTTAAAGACGAGAAGGACTCTACGGTGATTTTATCGTAGTCGTCGTTGCGAAAACGACCTGCCACTCCAGGCCTGCACGCCGCGCCAGGACGGTCATgacaaatcttttttttttctgaatcaCCCAGGCATCCAATGTATTTCTGGACGAGTCTGGACGTCGGGCATTGTTAGCTTTTTTATTTCTGGCGACGTGGGGCATGTTCTTTTTGTTACTCTGATAGAGCTAGACATTGTTAGTTGCTGCATCGTTCCCTAATTAATTTGCATAGGCTGTTTTTAAGAGCACGCGGAAGTTTCGTCATTGAAAACGAaggttattttattttttatatgcaaaCGAAAGGGTTTGACCGTTGACGTTTACTTTGAAACCAAGGGCATGACATGTGTGTAGGACCCATCATTAGCCATTATGCTGGCCCTTCGCTTTTCTTCCTTGTCCATCAGATTTCTTCGCTCATTGCTTTTTCTTCCCTGCCAGACACTTGTGGCCACAAAATCATTTCTTCCATTTTCTTCCATGAACAGGACACCACAAGCAAGTTGCGCAAATAAAAAACTTGTaaattttcaagaaaaaatgaatgaTCGAAACTTACGAGAGACGTGTTGGTTGTTTCCCCATTCTATGCTGTGCATCAACTTGAATTGTATAAGAGTCCATAGAGATACacatcatttattttgggacggaggccACGCCAGTGGTCAATTCGTTCCATGCCGTCTAGATCGGGCAGCTATCAAAAGATTTCAGAAAAGTCGAGCCAATCCACAGATTTCCACCTCAGTACAGTGCAGCAGTCGAGTCTCCGCTCTCCAGTCCACCCAGCTACTGCTATAAACGCATCGCACAGGTGCGCTGCATCCTGGATCTTCCTTCTTCACCAG
The Brachypodium distachyon strain Bd21 chromosome 2, Brachypodium_distachyon_v3.0, whole genome shotgun sequence genome window above contains:
- the LOC112270824 gene encoding uncharacterized protein LOC112270824 — protein: MRVDDEPDNYWFHVLVREWGQLCIFMYIGWNFRIPEASLHLPVTPLMKSNWEITMPPIYSVEMDAADFRGLVSDQWHVGVRTSHDNLCCSSQPLLVQVQNHIPKVSRTTIASGFS